The following proteins come from a genomic window of Trifolium pratense cultivar HEN17-A07 linkage group LG4, ARS_RC_1.1, whole genome shotgun sequence:
- the LOC123923605 gene encoding protein AAR2 homolog produces the protein MDSQTALELVKTGATLLFLDVPQHTLVAIDTQMFFVGPAFKGIKMIPPGTHFVYYSSSTRDGKEFSPIIGFFIDVSPSEVIVRKWDQQEERLVKVSEEEEGRYSQAVKNMEFDQHLGPYNHSDYEDWKRLSNFVTKSIIERHEPIGGEISVDCENDMFRNTPKTSMEEALDKQLKIGNSATSVGTNQRKGCYYTSIPRVVKRKGITAQELTSLNHDKTQLLETLLAKDYGGSEELLLGELQFAFIAFLMGQSLEAFLQWKSLVSLLFGCTEAPFHTRTRLFTKFIKVIYYQLKYGLQKDRKDDTGPPLLDDSWLSTDSFLHYLCKDFFSLVLDGSVVDGDILKWTRKFKELLENSLGWEFQQNSAVDGLYFDENDEFAPVVEMLDDEAHAV, from the exons ATGGATTCTCAAACAGCATTAGAGCTCGTAAAAACTGGCGCTACCCTGCTCTTCCTCGATGTTCCTCAGCACACCCTTGTTGCCATCGATACTCAg ATGTTCTTTGTTGGACCTGCTTTTAAGGGTATTAAGATGATTCCTCCGGGTACTCATTTTGTTTACTATAGTTCATCAACCAG AGATGGAAAGGAGTTTTCACCGATTATTGGATTCTTCATTGATGTTAGCCCTTCAGAG GTAATTGTTCGTAAATGGGACCAACAAGAGGAAAGGCTAGTCAAAGTATCCGAGGAAGAg GAAGGAAGATATAGTCAGGCTGTAAAAAATATGGAATTTGACCAACATCTCGGGCCTTACAATCATAGCGATTATGAAGATTGGAAGCGATTATCTAATTTCGTTACAAAGAGCATCATCGAACGGCATG AGCCTATCGGAGGAGAAATCAGTGTTGATTGCGAAAATGATATGTTTAGAAACACTCCTAAAACATCAATGGAGGAAGCACTAGACAAGCAGCTAAAGATTGGTAATTCTGCAACGTCTGTTGGCACAAACCAGAGAAAAGGATGTTATTATACCTCGATTCCACGTGTTGTAAAACGCAAGGGGATCACTGCACAGGAACTTACTTCTTTGAATCATGACAAG ACACAATTGCTAGAAACTCTTCTGGCAAAAGATTATGGAGGTTCTGAAGAATTGCTCCTCGGAGAACTGCAGTTTGCATTTATTGCCTTTTTG ATGGGTCAGTCTCTAGAAGCGTTTCTGCAGTGGAAATCTTTGGTTAGCCTGCTGTTTGGCTGCACTGAAGCA CCTTTCCACACACGAACTCGGTTATTCACCAAG TTCATAAAAGTCATCTATTATCAACTAAAATACGGATTACAGAAAGATCGCAAGGATGATACAGGACCACCATTGTTGGATGATTCTTGGCTTTCTACCGATAGCTTTTTGCACTATCTTTGTAAG GACTTCTTTTCGTTGGTGTTAGATGGATCAGTTGTTGATGGAGATATTTTAAAATGG ACAAGGAAATTTAAGGAGCTATTAGAGAATAGTCTAGGGTGGGAGTTTCAGCAGAACAGTGCTGTCGATGGTTTGTATTTTGATGAGAATGACGAG TTTGCTCCTGTAGTTGAGATGTTAGATGATGAAGCTCATGCAGTGTAG